Proteins from a genomic interval of Candidatus Gorgyraea atricola:
- the ispH gene encoding 4-hydroxy-3-methylbut-2-enyl diphosphate reductase codes for MKVKVASHSGFCFGVKRAIKIAQVTLRDSKDKRNIYSLNPIIHNPQVVNDLSKKGLKVQHDIKRIKSGTVIISSHGAPIDVINKLKKRHVRVVDATCPFVKHAHDIVKNLRGQGYLVFIVGDKKHPEIKALLSLTGNRGNTRNVTRNHAEKKIGIISQTTQKKDDYIKGVLDILKRDFSEVRIFNTICNDTSHRQGLTRRLLKECDVMIVVGGKNSANTRRLWQICKESGVDSYHIEKASELKKRYFKRKRCAGIVSGASTPDETVKNVVTTIKKF; via the coding sequence ATGAAAGTAAAAGTAGCATCGCATTCAGGTTTTTGTTTTGGCGTAAAACGGGCAATAAAGATAGCTCAAGTGACGCTGCGGGATTCAAAGGATAAGAGAAACATCTATTCCTTGAATCCTATTATACATAATCCTCAGGTAGTAAATGATCTTTCAAAAAAAGGCTTAAAGGTCCAGCATGATATAAAGAGGATCAAAAGCGGGACCGTGATCATATCGTCACATGGTGCTCCCATAGACGTGATCAATAAATTGAAAAAGAGGCACGTCAGAGTAGTCGATGCAACGTGCCCTTTTGTAAAGCATGCCCATGACATAGTCAAGAATTTACGTGGGCAAGGCTATCTAGTTTTTATCGTAGGCGATAAAAAACATCCTGAGATTAAGGCATTATTAAGCCTTACAGGGAATCGCGGAAATACGCGGAACGTAACGCGGAATCACGCGGAAAAAAAGATAGGAATTATATCTCAGACAACTCAGAAGAAAGATGATTATATTAAAGGTGTCTTAGATATATTAAAAAGGGATTTTAGCGAAGTAAGGATTTTTAATACTATTTGCAATGACACATCGCATAGACAGGGCCTCACTCGGAGGCTTTTAAAAGAGTGCGATGTGATGATAGTAGTAGGTGGGAAGAATAGCGCTAATACGCGGCGTTTATGGCAGATCTGCAAAGAAAGCGGGGTGGATAGTTATCACATCGAAAAAGCCAGCGAGTTAAAAAAGCGCTATTTTAAAAGGAAGAGATGCGCCGGAATAGTAAGCGGCGCTTCAACTCCAGATGAAACAGTAAAAAACGTTGTTACAACAATAAAAAAATTCTAA
- a CDS encoding 30S ribosomal protein S1 → MEDETKKETKNEEVFDLASAYAKTFRSLGEGDIVKGKVIAIGKKDVYIDFGYKSEGIMPVSEFKDLPDMKVGDEFEVLVESKENEDGMIVVSKKRAEKAQGWNKIVNQCHEGDIVDGKVTRKVKGGLMVDVGIEAFLPASLVALKGFGNVNQLLGQILKFKIVKMNKPRRNIVLSRKDVIMKDRDEARNKIIGELKVGELRKGLVKNITDFGAFVDLGGIDGLLHITDMSWGRISHPSEVLAIGDTVEVMILNFDKDKMKVSLGLKQKTRSPWEDVEDKYSLGSKIKGKVVNIMPYGAFVELERGVEGLVHVSELSWTARINNPGDVLAIGDIVEAIVLSVDKVSQKISLGVKQIEANPWLEIKEKFPAGTKVEGKVRNLTEYGAFVEIEGGIEGFVHVSDMSWTRKINSPKEFLKKGQAVDVMVLAVDSDAQRMSLGIKQIITDPWPEIMKKYSLGTSVEGTITKVAAFGVFVEIEKDLEGLVHVSELELEASQKMEEIYKLGDKVEAIVIKVDEAERKIGLSLKKKD, encoded by the coding sequence ATGGAAGACGAGACAAAGAAAGAGACGAAAAATGAAGAGGTATTTGATCTAGCGTCAGCTTATGCAAAGACCTTTCGCAGCCTGGGTGAGGGCGATATCGTAAAAGGCAAGGTCATAGCTATAGGAAAAAAGGACGTGTATATTGATTTCGGGTATAAGTCCGAAGGGATCATGCCTGTATCAGAGTTTAAAGATCTCCCGGATATGAAGGTGGGTGATGAGTTTGAAGTGCTTGTTGAGTCCAAGGAAAACGAAGATGGCATGATAGTCGTTTCAAAGAAAAGGGCTGAGAAGGCACAGGGTTGGAACAAAATAGTCAATCAATGCCATGAGGGCGACATTGTCGACGGAAAGGTCACGCGCAAGGTCAAGGGCGGCCTTATGGTCGATGTAGGTATAGAGGCATTTTTGCCAGCGTCATTAGTGGCCCTAAAGGGATTTGGCAATGTAAATCAGCTCCTGGGACAGATCCTGAAATTTAAAATAGTAAAAATGAACAAGCCAAGAAGAAACATCGTGCTTTCAAGGAAAGACGTGATAATGAAAGACAGGGACGAGGCGAGGAACAAGATCATTGGCGAGCTTAAAGTCGGCGAGCTGCGTAAAGGCCTTGTAAAGAACATCACTGACTTTGGCGCATTTGTTGACCTTGGCGGCATAGACGGACTTTTGCATATCACAGATATGAGCTGGGGCAGGATCTCTCATCCCAGCGAGGTCCTTGCAATAGGCGATACTGTTGAGGTGATGATCCTTAATTTTGACAAGGATAAGATGAAGGTATCTCTGGGGCTAAAGCAGAAGACAAGGAGTCCATGGGAGGATGTCGAGGATAAATATTCTCTTGGTTCAAAGATCAAAGGCAAGGTCGTAAATATCATGCCTTACGGCGCTTTTGTGGAACTAGAGAGGGGTGTTGAAGGCCTGGTACACGTGTCAGAGCTTTCCTGGACAGCAAGGATCAATAATCCTGGCGATGTTCTGGCAATAGGCGACATCGTAGAAGCGATTGTTCTTAGCGTGGATAAGGTAAGCCAGAAAATCTCTCTTGGCGTAAAGCAGATAGAGGCAAATCCATGGCTTGAGATAAAGGAAAAATTTCCTGCAGGCACAAAGGTCGAAGGTAAGGTCAGGAATCTTACTGAGTACGGAGCCTTTGTAGAGATAGAAGGCGGCATAGAGGGCTTTGTTCATGTGAGCGACATGTCCTGGACAAGAAAAATAAACAGCCCAAAGGAATTTTTAAAGAAAGGCCAGGCAGTGGATGTCATGGTGCTTGCAGTTGATTCTGACGCGCAGAGAATGAGCCTGGGCATAAAGCAGATCATTACTGATCCGTGGCCAGAGATCATGAAAAAGTACAGCCTGGGCACATCAGTAGAAGGCACCATAACAAAGGTCGCTGCTTTTGGCGTCTTTGTTGAGATAGAAAAGGACCTTGAGGGTCTGGTGCATGTGTCTGAGCTTGAGCTTGAGGCGTCGCAGAAGATGGAAGAGATATACAAGCTCGGCGATAAGGTCGAGGCTATTGTGATCAAGGTAGACGAAGCCGAGAGAAAGATAGGATTGAGCCTGAAAAAGAAGGATTAG